The sequence aattcgaaaataaataaatataaaaactgaaaattcagaaaataaataaataaactgaaaaataaataaactgaaaattcaaaaataaataaataaataaacttgaaattcagaaaataaataaataaataaactgaatattcaaaaaaaataaataaataaataaactgaaaaataattaaactgaatattcaaaaataaataaataaataaataaataaactggaaataaataaataaactggaaataaataaactgaaaattcaaaaataaataaataaataaacttgaaaattcagaaaataaataaattaactggaaataaatttttcagaaaataaataaattgaaaattcagaaaataaataaataaactgaaaaattcgaaatatcctactccatttaattaacttcaaaattggattaattagacaagtaatggtaaagtgtggtgggtccaattggtaaagtgtagtaatttaaaaagtaatggagggtatatatgtccaaaaagcagagtaggaagttaattggtggacaaaattttagaggcaaacAGGAAGttgattcgtggacggagagagtattatctTTGTCCACCAAAAGTATACTATTTTAAATTTGGTATAAGTTTTATTAAATGTGTTTTTAGTGGATAAAGGATTTCACCAtgtagaaatgagtggttgtaaTTAAATTGAGTGTGGGTCATGTAGAAATGAGTGATTATggttaaaaagaaaaagtgtaGTCATGtctaaaaaatagaaatagtaCACTCTTTGTGTACGCCAAATCAGATAATTATTGTATACTCTTAGGACTCGTTTGGTACATCTGATTATGATTTACTATATGTGTCTCATTAAAAATGTCTCATAACTTTTGgccacggagattaagaaatgtgtaaaaagtagataaaggtggttggtggaaattatttaaatattaggtatagagatgGAATATGTTGCCAagaaaggaatgagacatttgtaatgggacatcacattatgaaaagtgggacatttataatgggacggagggagtaaactATAATTATGACATCCTGGTATCTTGTTTAGTAAAAAGTAGTACAAAACACATCGTCCTGTATAAATCTAAAAGTCTGATTAAATTATGTAGATTTGTGTGATTATTTATATCACTTATGACCATCTCCAGTGCATAGGCGCTAAGGGGTGGCGCTAATTGTGGTCACCACCTTAGCGCCACCATCTCTAGTGCATTGGCGTTATAAGAGCATCTCCATCCCTGAATTTAAGGGCTGGATTGAGTTGGCATGAAGGGAAGAGTGGTGGGCTGACGCACTGCTAGGGCTCGAAAGCGGCATGAGCGTTCATGCCAAGGCATGAAGAAAAAGGTGGAAGGTTCAcgctttaaaaaatataaaataaatctgaAATTCTGAATCAAGCCGTTGGGAacggttaattttttttttcttttttcttttttcttcctcTTTACCGTTGCAAAAATtcttttttcccccttttttcttctataaatattacacttttccttcttcttttttcacATATTCTACAATCTCGCTACAACCTCTCTACAATTTCTCCACACTCTTTAATTTTCATATCAACTTCAAGCAATGGAGGAAGGTTTTGATGAATTTTTTAAGAAGTATTCTCATGATGCGGCCATTCCGACTACCAACCTGATGATGGGGTTTGCTTCTTTCTCTCAAGCGTCCAACGCGTTAGAGGCGGGCAACGTTCCACCCCCGGCGAACCCACCCCCCGTTGCCGACAATGTGAAGTTGAAGgctgtaatttttattttactttaattatttaagtttatgtaatctttattttattttaattaatgaaatgttgaatgttgaatgtttaatttaaatgaaatgttgaaatttaaattaaaagagTAAAAAATGAGATTAATTGGAAATGGAGATTTAGCGCCAATGCACTGGAGAGGGGTGGCActaaggtggggaccaccaatTAGCGCTACCCCTAAGCGCCAAGggctggagatgctctaagtTGCACTATAATCTCCATTTCCATTTAATCTCAGTTTTACtctttgatgaggagtaaattATGTAGCTATCCCTGATTTAGGAAGAGAGGCAAATATAAATACTCTACTTCCTAAGGCCCAATACTACTTCCTACTGAGGCCCATAAACATCAGGCCcgaaaataagtaaatatctataataattaaataagaacTCACCAGCTATTTTAATTAAACTGCAGCATCTTTGGTCTTGTGCTTTTGTCGGGAATAAACTTTAATCCCTCTTGGCGGATCTGCATCAATTACTCCCTTCGGTGAAATAGCCTTGTCCTCAAGGCGGAAATCTGGAAATTGGCCACGCAAATCCTCCATATCTTTGGTATAAAAAGATATATTCTCTCATAGGGGGGAAATCAAACTTGCCTATTGACATTTAAGAATTCAAGCATTTTaaaatttctctatttttttattctcattCTCTTTCATAACAATTTCTTATTCCACAatgatttttaatcaaatttcatCTTGACTAAAGCCTATATAATATCTGTACGTAGTATCTCTAACTATACATATTTTTTGCgctaatttaatttggtcaattaacttttagttggccaaataaatagttatatttttattaaaagatcagttttatttatttaatattactttgaccaataattaaatttattgaataatgtatgtccatatattaaaattatgaattaataaattacagtttttagtattctattttataaattctaTAATTCAACATTTAGCTTTACGATATTTTAgcaaatgtaaaatttatataaaagtggattaataaaaaataaaattatgcaatttaaatctGATATTGATTTTTGTGACACTTTTTTCAGTTCAAAACCTAAAAGAAAGTATATATTTCATGCAAGTTTTATTAAACAAATTTTGAATCCTAAATCGTTTTTCATAAAGCTTTACAAATTGAAAATCTAAACTGAATGATATATTTTGAATCTTTTAacaagattttaattaattggccaAATAAATAGTCATATTTCTCcaacaaaattttaattttattcaacTAATAATATTTCAGTCAATAACTAGGTTTGTCAAATAATAGAAGTTCATATATTAGaacaatgaattaataaatttaatcttTCTTATGAATTAACTGGATCAATCAATAATCAGattgaaaaattcaattatttgatgTTGGTTTGAGGAAAATTCAGTTTAGCGTAGATATGAAAACTCTAAATTTGAGTTATctactttgatttttttttaaattacgaGTTTATCACGATACCAACATTGAGAAAGTTGAAAATTCCAATTGTCTGATAAGCATAAGATGATTTTCTAAAcactaatatttatatataaaataaatttaaatataataaaatttgacttaatatatttaatactaATTCATATTGACATGTCCGCATGAGTTTTTTATTTGTTCAATATGGCAAAATTATCTTTTGTATTAAACTACAAATTGACCAATTAATTGACAAGCATTTTTGCTAGGTATATATGCTTTTTATAGcttcaaacaagatgattcTCAAAATTCACCATtggtatttcaaatttcaaatgagataatgttaaaaaaaaaaaatcagagatGGTCTATCAAGCTCAGAACTCAGTTTTGGCTTCAAACAATATGATGCTCACAAGGTAGAAGTGGTTTGTCAAACTCCAAACAAGATAATGCTCATAACTTAATTCTGGCATTttaagctccaaatgagataaTGTTAGCACTCAGCTCTGGTCTTTCAATCTCCAAATGACTGATGTGTATAACTTAGCTACAGTCTACCAAACTAtggatgagatgatgctcacaggTTAGTTATGGTCTTACAAGCTCCAGATGAAATGCTACTCACAGGTCAGTTCTTATCTTTCAAGATATAGATGAGATGATGTTCAAAAGTTAATTATATTCTTTCAAGCTCTAAATGGTGATACTTATAAGTCAAATGTCATATTTAAAGCTTTAGACGAGATAATGATAAGAAGTTTGACGTACAAAAGTCAAATATGATATTTCGAGCTACATACAAGgtgatgctcaaaagtcttggAAAGTTCAGATGAGATGATAttcacatactccctccgtccgcgatatcgtttccacattgtggacggcgcgggttttaagaaaagtggtggatagtagtggatatgtagtgagtggagtttgggtcccacaattgttgtgagtggaagtttgtggaccctacttctataaatggaagtggaaacgatatcgcggacggaccgaaatggcaaatgtggaaacgatattgcggacggagggagtataagatttGGTCTTAAATTTTAcctatcaattttttaaaaaaattacacctATAAAATTAGTAAATCTTTTCTATATACGATTAACAAGAAATATGATGTATCAATCCCCCATCATATCTTatgtcaaatatatatatattttttctttttatttttctaaaatctccaaCCTCACATCAATTTTGtatgaaatttcatcaaataaaaacttatataaaaaGGCAATCTATTATAACTCTCTAcaaaaaaactaacatataaCTGACGAAAATTGTTGAGATTATCATATTTTGAACTGTAccaccaatttatttttgatcaaataaaattaattaaaaaataatttatataaaaattatttcatattcTATAACTACATTAATATGCACAATGATAATTACGATGTAAAGtaatttcccgtcgaatttcgacaggTTACACACTGGTAAATATAAATGCATTTAAGCCACAATCTGTTAATTAAGGCAGTGTATATCAATTTGAAGCAATTAATTTACGTGTAAATCTATTGAATATAGAAAGTTGGCATCCCAAAAATTTGCCACAATAATGATGATTGTATATTTATCACCCAAAATCGATGAATTATTGATCTAGCTCATCTAACAAACCAAATGGAGCAAAGCAAATGCTTGACATTAGACCAACTCTTTTTTGCAAGCATATAAATTTCAAGTACATGAGATTCCCGTGATTTGATTAGGGCCATCATTCAACCGCGAGCATACTTGGACTACCTATGAAAGTAAGTGATCCAATAACAAGCTCAACTCATGCTCATCCAAATCATCAATGGACAACCGTGCAAACCCcgaatttcaataaaatcaaaGGATTCATCCAAAACTTATGCACAATTTCTAACCAACCCCAAAAAGGACACAAGCTTTTACAAGAGCTTAATCTCCATCATAAGACTGAAGCCCAACCCCATCACATGCCAAGCAGATACCAGTACTGGATGATTAAACAAAAACAAATTTACGCCTACACAATTAATAAAGCTGATTACATTATCGATTAATTATTACAAATACATATCAACTCATCAAAAacccaaaaattaataaacaaaaatattttactcCAAATATATGTCTTGAATAAGCTGTCGGCGGTTACAATTTAAAGCAACAAATAACACATTAATTAGAGCAACATTTTTTTCAAGGATTGAACCCtagatttcttttttttccattttgggtacGGGAAGGGTGAGGAATTGGGgattaaactctaaaccattCTCTCTTTTATACAAAGAAAGAAGGTTTCACCGCTTGGATGTCCTCAAAGGGACAGTTGATGATATTGGCTTAATTAATTAGGAATATGATAACACAAGTCAAGGCACctaaatattataaaatgtgATAGCTAGGTTACTTGAAAAGGTTGGTGAGGTCTTTGCTTGACTCGGAGATGGCATTCCAATCCCACATTAGTCTATCCGAGAAGGCGGCCGGAGACGAGATGTTTGTAGCAGGTGGTGGTCGAGGCTGCAAGGTAGGGAAGTATGAAAGAAAATCTGTGGCAATAACGTTAGGGTAGTAAACATGATTGGGTAGTGATGATGAAGTAGCAACATCttttgagaaattcaaattCACCAATTTATGGAGATCATCTAATGCATTGTCAAAGATGGGGGTGCCAATATTTGTGGTTAAATTACTAGAGTTGTTGGGTTGCATAATTGTGTGGTGGTCATCTTGTAGTGGGATAAACGTGGAGGAGGCTAAGGGATTGATGAATGGGAGGGTAAGAGAAGTGGTAGTGCTGCTGCCAATATCGCTGCTGCTACTCGCCGTTGAACCTCTTCGACACGAAGAAGACGAACCTCTCGTGTGCTGGTCTTCCAGTCCGGCTCTTTTGTAGACGCGGCAAAGAGAGATTTCCGCCTGCCCAAGTTGAGAGTTATCAAGCTTTGATGATCATGGAActaaatcaacatatatatcacCAATATTTATTGATCCTTCACAGATATCGTGAGGattttgattgtttttaatgCATGTAAGAGTTTGAATTTTCGAAAATGTTTCATGCATGTCTCATGTCAACATTTAATTAAGATCTTCACTGTtgtacaaaaaaattaaataaaaaataattctacATTCAATAAATTTACATCAAGTAGCTTTGATTTCCCCCGATATATTAGGGtccagacacacacacacacacatgatgTTAATTGATCTGCAGGAAAAAGGCTGCTTAGTGGTAAAAAAGTAGCTAGGGTTTTGAAAGTATTTGAGTATATACATACCTTTTGAAGGC comes from Salvia miltiorrhiza cultivar Shanhuang (shh) chromosome 3, IMPLAD_Smil_shh, whole genome shotgun sequence and encodes:
- the LOC131014336 gene encoding NAC domain-containing protein 35-like, coding for MNNNNPEESNSSNQDEQEQDMVMPGFRFHPTEEELVDFYLRRKVEGKSFNLELITFLDLYRYDPWELPGLAAMGEKEWYFYVPRDRKYRNGDRPNRVTTSGYWKATGADRIIRSESHRSIGLKKTLVFYSGKAPKGIRTAWIMNEYRLPLHETQRLQKAEISLCRVYKRAGLEDQHTRGSSSSCRRGSTASSSSDIGSSTTTSLTLPFINPLASSTFIPLQDDHHTIMQPNNSSNLTTNIGTPIFDNALDDLHKLVNLNFSKDVATSSSLPNHVYYPNVIATDFLSYFPTLQPRPPPATNISSPAAFSDRLMWDWNAISESSKDLTNLFK